One window from the genome of Candidatus Didemnitutus sp. encodes:
- a CDS encoding DUF3568 family protein, which produces MKTTIQNRSRRLAVLLSARVLLASTLLGVAAFSSGCVAVVAAGAAGGAVAWVRGAVVTTLDGDLDRVYRASQQALGDLQFAKITDRKSGVDAELTSRTALDKKVVIALERVGAATKVTIRVDLLGDQQLSLTILDRIKSRL; this is translated from the coding sequence ATGAAAACCACGATTCAGAACCGTTCCCGTAGGTTGGCCGTTCTCCTGAGCGCGCGCGTGCTGCTGGCCTCGACCCTGCTCGGCGTCGCCGCGTTCTCGTCGGGTTGCGTGGCGGTCGTCGCCGCGGGCGCGGCGGGCGGCGCAGTCGCGTGGGTGCGCGGCGCGGTGGTGACGACGCTCGATGGCGATCTCGATCGCGTCTATCGCGCGTCGCAGCAGGCGTTGGGCGATCTGCAGTTTGCCAAGATCACGGACCGCAAGAGCGGCGTCGATGCGGAGCTCACGTCGCGCACTGCGCTCGACAAGAAAGTCGTCATCGCGCTGGAGCGCGTGGGCGCCGCCACGAAAGTCACGATTCGCGTGGACCTGCTGGGCGATCAGCAGCTGTCGCTGACCATTCTCGATCGCATCAAGAGCCGCCTCTGA
- a CDS encoding PhzF family phenazine biosynthesis protein, which produces MRLFWVDAFTDKVFTGNPAGVVPLDAWLPDERMRLIAFENGLSETAFFVRTGPDRFHLRWFTPAVEVDLCGHATLASAFVIFHELGQAGTRLTFDSRSGPLHVTRRPDGALELDFPSRPALPLAHPPPEILASLNVAPRALLKTATHPYYLAVYATQAEVLALRPDFPRLAQLGDARVIATAPGDACDCASRFFAPGAGVPEDPVTGSAHCTITPYWVARLGKNPLRARQVSARGGELLCTLDGDRVRLAGRAALYLRGEIAG; this is translated from the coding sequence ATGCGCCTCTTCTGGGTCGACGCCTTCACCGACAAAGTCTTCACCGGCAACCCCGCCGGCGTCGTCCCGCTCGACGCCTGGCTGCCCGACGAGCGGATGCGGCTCATCGCCTTCGAAAACGGCCTCTCCGAAACCGCCTTCTTCGTGCGCACCGGACCGGACCGCTTCCACCTGCGCTGGTTCACCCCCGCCGTCGAAGTCGATCTCTGCGGCCACGCCACGCTCGCGAGCGCCTTCGTCATCTTCCACGAACTCGGCCAAGCCGGCACGCGCCTCACGTTCGACTCGCGCAGCGGGCCGCTGCACGTCACGCGCCGACCCGACGGCGCGCTCGAACTGGATTTCCCCTCGCGCCCCGCACTCCCGCTCGCCCATCCGCCGCCCGAGATTCTCGCCAGCCTCAACGTCGCCCCGCGCGCGCTGCTGAAAACCGCGACGCATCCCTACTACCTCGCCGTCTACGCGACGCAGGCGGAAGTGCTCGCGCTGCGGCCGGATTTCCCGCGCCTCGCCCAACTCGGTGACGCGCGCGTCATCGCCACCGCGCCGGGCGACGCCTGCGATTGCGCGTCGCGTTTCTTCGCCCCCGGCGCCGGCGTGCCCGAGGACCCCGTGACCGGTTCCGCGCACTGCACGATCACGCCCTACTGGGTTGCACGCCTCGGCAAAAATCCCCTCCGTGCCCGCCAAGTCTCCGCCCGCGGCGGCGAACTCCTGTGCACGCTCGACGGCGACCGCGTGCGCCTCGCCGGCCGCGCCGCCCTCTACTTGCGCGGCGAAATCGCCGGTTGA
- a CDS encoding PLP-dependent aminotransferase family protein, giving the protein MIQTVVTPKPLSPAKAAARPLYAELADSLQNLIEQGTLRPGHRVPSVRIMSRQRDVSIATVLQAYTVLENRGYLEARPQSGYYVRPRALTSAPEPRMARAMSKPSFVGVNDLTADVMEVALNADYVPFGSACPHHSLFPTKKLARMLGSVARRDPSLIGRPGMNWGYEPLTREIARRYLQAGVPISHEEMVITTGGTEALNLCLRAVTKPGDTVAIETPAYFGFLEIIQALGLRALEIPTCSRQGMCIESLQEALAQNDIKVVMLMPNFHNPLGSLMPDEKKQKIYELLAEHDLPIIEDDIYGDTHFGDLRPKPLKAWDRDGRVMLCSSFGKTLAPGFHVGWTAPGRYLERIRRLKFINTMGTPRILQKTIAEFLRDGGYDHHLRSLRRAYREHLHSFLQGMQRHFPDGTRYSRPQGGNYIWVEFPVKVDTLRLRRDALKHKINTAPGSLFSAVKDRYRNCLRMSCSQPWSDEMDAALKTLGDLVKQQL; this is encoded by the coding sequence ATGATCCAGACCGTCGTCACCCCCAAGCCGCTTTCGCCCGCGAAAGCCGCCGCCCGGCCCCTCTACGCCGAGCTCGCCGACTCGCTCCAAAATCTCATCGAACAGGGCACGCTGCGCCCGGGTCACCGCGTGCCGTCCGTCCGCATCATGTCGCGCCAACGCGACGTCTCCATCGCCACCGTGCTACAAGCCTACACGGTGCTCGAAAACCGCGGCTACCTCGAGGCGCGCCCGCAATCCGGCTACTACGTCCGTCCGCGCGCGCTCACCAGCGCGCCCGAGCCGCGCATGGCGCGCGCGATGAGCAAACCGTCCTTCGTCGGCGTGAACGATCTCACCGCCGACGTCATGGAGGTCGCGCTCAACGCCGACTACGTCCCCTTCGGCAGCGCCTGCCCGCACCACTCGCTTTTCCCGACCAAGAAGCTCGCGCGGATGCTCGGCTCCGTCGCGCGGCGTGACCCGTCGCTCATCGGCCGCCCGGGCATGAATTGGGGCTACGAACCGCTCACGCGCGAAATCGCCCGCCGCTACCTCCAAGCCGGCGTGCCGATCAGCCACGAGGAAATGGTCATCACCACCGGCGGCACCGAGGCGCTCAATCTCTGCCTGCGCGCCGTCACCAAGCCCGGCGACACCGTCGCGATCGAGACACCCGCGTATTTCGGGTTCTTGGAAATCATCCAGGCGCTCGGCCTGCGCGCGCTCGAGATTCCCACCTGCTCGCGCCAGGGCATGTGCATCGAATCGCTCCAGGAAGCGCTCGCGCAAAACGACATCAAGGTCGTGATGCTGATGCCCAATTTCCACAACCCGCTCGGCTCGCTCATGCCCGACGAGAAGAAGCAGAAAATCTACGAACTCCTCGCCGAGCACGACCTGCCCATCATCGAGGACGACATCTACGGCGACACGCACTTCGGCGACCTCCGCCCCAAGCCGCTCAAGGCCTGGGACCGCGACGGCCGCGTGATGCTCTGCTCCTCGTTCGGCAAGACGCTCGCGCCCGGCTTCCATGTCGGCTGGACCGCGCCCGGCCGTTACCTCGAACGCATCCGCCGCCTGAAGTTCATCAACACGATGGGCACCCCGCGCATTCTCCAGAAAACCATCGCCGAGTTCCTGCGCGACGGCGGTTACGATCACCACCTGCGCTCGCTGCGCCGCGCCTATCGCGAGCACTTGCACTCGTTCCTCCAAGGCATGCAGCGCCACTTCCCCGACGGCACGCGCTACAGCCGCCCCCAGGGCGGCAACTACATCTGGGTCGAGTTCCCGGTGAAGGTCGACACGCTGCGCCTCCGCCGCGACGCGCTGAAGCACAAGATCAACACCGCCCCCGGCTCGCTCTTCTCCGCCGTGAAGGACCGCTACCGGAACTGTCTCCGGATGAGTTGCAGCCAGCCGTGGTCCGACGAAATGGACGCCGCGCTGAAAACGCTCGGCGATCTCGTGAAGCAGCAACTCTGA
- a CDS encoding GNAT family N-acetyltransferase, translating into MSCTIRSARPEDIPTVLACIRALADYEKLTGECVATEEQLTRTLFPVDGAAPVAHCVLAEANGTNAGFALYFFNYSTFLARPGLYLEDLFVHPEFRGRGIGKALLLHLAKLANARGCGRMEWSVLDWNQPAIDFYESLGARRMKEWQICRLTGDALTRYA; encoded by the coding sequence ATGTCCTGCACCATCCGCTCCGCGCGACCGGAAGATATCCCGACGGTCCTCGCCTGCATCCGCGCCCTCGCCGACTACGAGAAGCTCACCGGCGAATGCGTCGCCACCGAGGAGCAGCTTACGCGCACGCTCTTCCCCGTCGACGGCGCCGCTCCCGTCGCCCACTGCGTCCTGGCCGAGGCCAACGGCACGAACGCCGGCTTCGCCCTCTACTTTTTCAACTACTCCACCTTCCTCGCGCGCCCCGGCCTCTACCTCGAAGATCTCTTCGTCCACCCCGAATTCCGCGGTCGCGGCATCGGCAAGGCCCTCCTCCTCCACCTCGCCAAACTCGCCAACGCCCGCGGCTGCGGCCGCATGGAGTGGAGCGTGCTCGACTGGAACCAGCCCGCCATCGACTTCTACGAATCGCTCGGCGCCCGCCGCATGAAGGAGTGGCAAATCTGCCGCCTCACCGGCGACGCCCTCACGCGCTACGCGTGA
- a CDS encoding PDZ domain-containing protein, with product MSWRRIRWGLLAWAAWAVASAAADRPSADAVRPWAEVRQESFDLVWTTVNEAYFDRKFGGVDWSAVRVRYLARLGEAEDKPALRALLQQMLGELHRSHFAILPREAAVFEPEERGRIGKVGATVTWTDGAVVVTEVQPESPAAKAGLKNGDVLRTVGGQDLAVLAEKLQRNAGWSAERSGRYLAQWAAHQLCGPVGERMEVEVADGQGEARALEVAPASHEGAWSEPMGSFPSWPVEVRHHMDADGVGYVAFNTFAREAFRDVRDFVLKLPADGALVIDLRGNPGGIAAMAPGLTGWLTDQPLWMGRMQMRQGVAQFTAFPQEGAFLGPVAVLIDGGSASTSEILAAGLQGAGRARIFGERSAGQALPSAFVKLPMGDLFQFAMANIVTARGIPLEGTGVTPDEPVSRTRAELAAGRDAVLDAARAWLQGERGKKSARSRPADQSLSDKP from the coding sequence ATGTCTTGGCGCCGGATTCGGTGGGGACTGCTCGCGTGGGCCGCGTGGGCGGTCGCGAGCGCCGCAGCGGATCGGCCGTCTGCGGACGCGGTGCGACCGTGGGCCGAAGTGCGGCAGGAGAGCTTCGATCTCGTCTGGACGACGGTCAACGAGGCGTATTTCGACCGCAAGTTCGGCGGCGTGGATTGGTCGGCGGTGCGGGTGCGTTATCTCGCGCGGCTGGGTGAGGCGGAGGACAAGCCGGCGTTGCGCGCGCTGCTGCAACAAATGCTCGGCGAGCTGCATCGCTCGCATTTCGCGATTTTGCCGCGCGAGGCCGCGGTGTTCGAGCCGGAGGAGCGCGGGCGCATCGGCAAGGTCGGCGCGACGGTCACTTGGACGGATGGGGCGGTCGTCGTGACGGAGGTGCAGCCGGAAAGCCCGGCGGCGAAGGCCGGGTTGAAAAACGGCGACGTGTTGCGGACGGTCGGCGGACAAGATCTGGCCGTGCTGGCGGAGAAATTGCAGCGCAATGCCGGTTGGAGCGCCGAGCGTTCCGGGCGTTACCTGGCGCAATGGGCGGCGCATCAGCTTTGCGGTCCGGTGGGTGAGCGGATGGAAGTGGAGGTGGCGGACGGCCAAGGCGAGGCGCGTGCCCTGGAGGTCGCGCCGGCGTCTCATGAAGGAGCGTGGTCGGAGCCGATGGGCAGTTTTCCCTCGTGGCCGGTCGAGGTGCGGCATCACATGGACGCGGACGGTGTCGGTTACGTGGCGTTCAATACGTTCGCGCGGGAGGCTTTTCGGGATGTGCGGGACTTCGTGTTGAAGCTGCCGGCGGACGGCGCGCTCGTGATCGATTTGCGCGGCAATCCGGGAGGCATCGCGGCGATGGCGCCGGGCTTGACCGGCTGGCTGACGGATCAGCCGCTGTGGATGGGGCGGATGCAGATGCGGCAGGGGGTGGCGCAGTTCACGGCGTTTCCGCAGGAAGGGGCGTTTCTCGGTCCGGTCGCGGTGCTGATCGACGGCGGCTCGGCCTCGACCTCGGAGATCCTCGCGGCGGGGTTGCAGGGGGCGGGGCGTGCGCGGATTTTCGGCGAGCGGAGCGCGGGGCAGGCGCTGCCGTCGGCGTTCGTGAAGCTCCCGATGGGCGACCTGTTTCAGTTCGCGATGGCGAACATCGTCACGGCGCGGGGAATCCCGCTCGAAGGCACCGGTGTGACACCCGACGAGCCGGTGTCGCGCACCCGAGCCGAGCTGGCGGCGGGGCGCGATGCAGTGCTCGATGCGGCGCGAGCGTGGCTGCAAGGGGAGCGCGGGAAAAAGTCCGCGCGATCTCGCCCGGCGGACCAATCTCTTTCCGATAAACCATGA
- a CDS encoding HAD family phosphatase, translating into MKLDIPSGDFAGYIFDCDGTLVDTMPLHYRAWSAAMQRHGLKGELSEDLFYSLGGVPTRRVAELMGAHYGLTLDPDQVFHEKEDIFLSLQGEMKVIQPVVDFARAVAKQKPVAVASGGPKPIVRRTLEVTGLSELFPILVTPEDVVHGKPAPDMFLLAAAQMGVTPSACLVFEDAGPGFCAAEAAGMKWVEVPSRPVKR; encoded by the coding sequence ATGAAGCTCGACATCCCGTCCGGCGATTTTGCCGGCTACATTTTCGATTGCGACGGCACGCTCGTCGACACGATGCCGCTGCACTATCGCGCGTGGAGCGCGGCGATGCAGCGCCACGGACTGAAGGGGGAGCTCAGCGAGGATTTGTTCTACTCGCTCGGTGGCGTGCCGACCCGGCGCGTGGCGGAGCTGATGGGGGCGCATTACGGTCTCACGCTCGATCCCGATCAGGTGTTTCATGAGAAGGAGGACATCTTCCTGTCGTTGCAGGGTGAGATGAAAGTCATCCAGCCGGTCGTCGATTTTGCGCGCGCCGTGGCGAAGCAAAAGCCGGTGGCGGTCGCCTCGGGTGGCCCGAAGCCGATCGTGCGGCGCACGTTGGAGGTGACCGGGTTGTCGGAGCTGTTCCCGATTCTCGTGACGCCGGAGGACGTGGTGCATGGCAAGCCGGCGCCGGACATGTTCCTGCTCGCGGCGGCGCAGATGGGCGTCACGCCGAGCGCATGTCTCGTGTTCGAGGACGCCGGTCCCGGCTTCTGCGCGGCGGAGGCGGCGGGGATGAAGTGGGTCGAGGTGCCGAGCCGGCCGGTGAAGCGCTGA
- a CDS encoding ABC transporter substrate-binding protein, with translation MVTRSIRLLLLLLTVSAVLGARVLGQGERTKVALQLPYSHQFQFAGYYAAQAKGYFAEEGLEVDLREGGYSLRPYTELTAGRAEYGIGSATYLLDRLNGAPLVLVATVYQHSLLALMVRAESDIRAPEDLRGKRLAAGSSGRYPELAAMFAAEGLPPNAYVRVEDKWDVDEIVTGEADAQTVFITDLPFDMQKRGIAVRLIRPADYGVDFYGDALFTTETEVARHPERVAAMRRAVLRGWQYALDHPEEMIDYIIAQYPNRPAKVTRERLAYEARQTARQINADLLELGHVNPDRWRRTAETFVQLGMAKDTSRLKGFIAPMALSDGPKLPRWVVWTGVAVLALALLALLANWRLQRLVERRTAELRESERRQHEIFDFAPNPIVVEDVRPVAERLEALRRQDVIDLRAHLAHHPELIEELLGEKRIVTANRIALLAAGFSSREEMERRYRDIMTPQALAAVPQELLAIWEKRDALTMEKVYRSQGRDVHMLVNWSVNRDATGEPDYSRVRLVFTDITEMKRAQRALHESEERYRSLFETTPNPMYIFDVETLRIVMVNEAAVARYGYGRTEFEAMTVLDLRPSDEAARLRRSMDQFRDIKPAPPTGAHAAGLWRHRCKDGTILIVEVFTHSLVFNGRACVLSLPFDITAKLATERALRDSEARYRELFENAVGGVYRSTPEGRFISVNPAMARLYGFETPAEMLAWNEREHAGVSYAHLEEHRRFVELIERHGKVENFESRIIDRHGNTLWVSETSRAVRDTDGRLLYYEGFVTDITARRRLEHEMMRSSKLEAVGILAGGIAHDFNNILTVVLGNVTLAEMDTASDSSVRRMLHDAKRATLRARDLTQQLLTFAKGGDPVRAAIALPELLRESAEFAMHGSKSRCEFDLAADLWPANADKGQLGQVVQNLVINAVQAMPQGGLVTIRAGNCALAGGALGGLPAGDYVKLSVSDTGTGIAPEHLGKIFDPYFTTKQQGSGLGLAMVYSIARKHQGHIEVESRLGHGTTFHLWLPAADHAEIPAAPESVPGGAVKARVLFMDDEEPIREMAQMFLSRLGSEVVGTADGAAAVEAYRKAQASGRPFDVVIMDLTVPGGMGGREAMEQLRQLDPNVRAIVSSGYSRDPVLGSYRQHGFSGILPKPYGLDQLRKAVADVMGRSGSGAPF, from the coding sequence ATGGTCACCCGCTCAATACGCCTGCTCCTCCTGCTGCTCACGGTCTCAGCCGTGTTGGGGGCGCGGGTGTTGGGACAGGGAGAGCGGACCAAGGTGGCGTTGCAGCTGCCGTATTCGCATCAGTTCCAGTTTGCGGGCTACTATGCGGCGCAGGCCAAGGGCTATTTCGCGGAGGAGGGGCTCGAGGTGGATTTGCGGGAGGGCGGCTACAGCCTCCGGCCTTACACTGAACTGACCGCGGGACGGGCGGAGTATGGCATCGGCTCGGCCACCTATCTGCTCGATCGCCTGAACGGCGCGCCGCTGGTGCTCGTGGCCACGGTCTATCAGCACTCGCTGCTGGCGCTGATGGTGCGGGCGGAGTCGGACATCCGCGCGCCGGAGGATCTGCGCGGCAAGCGGCTCGCGGCCGGATCGAGCGGGCGGTATCCGGAGCTCGCGGCGATGTTTGCCGCGGAGGGTTTGCCGCCGAATGCCTACGTGCGCGTGGAGGACAAGTGGGACGTCGACGAGATCGTGACCGGCGAGGCGGACGCGCAGACGGTCTTCATCACCGACCTGCCGTTCGACATGCAGAAGCGCGGCATCGCGGTGCGGTTGATCCGGCCGGCGGATTACGGGGTGGATTTCTACGGCGATGCGCTGTTCACGACGGAGACGGAGGTGGCGCGTCACCCGGAGCGCGTCGCGGCGATGCGGCGCGCGGTGCTGCGCGGGTGGCAATACGCCCTCGATCATCCGGAGGAGATGATCGACTACATCATCGCCCAGTATCCGAACCGGCCGGCCAAGGTCACGCGCGAGCGGCTCGCCTACGAAGCCCGCCAGACGGCGCGGCAGATCAACGCCGATTTGCTGGAGCTGGGGCACGTCAATCCGGACCGCTGGCGGCGCACGGCGGAGACGTTCGTGCAGCTCGGCATGGCGAAGGACACCAGCCGCCTGAAGGGCTTCATCGCCCCGATGGCCTTGTCGGATGGGCCGAAGCTGCCGCGCTGGGTCGTGTGGACCGGTGTCGCCGTGCTGGCGCTCGCGCTGCTGGCGCTGCTGGCCAACTGGCGCCTGCAACGTCTGGTGGAGCGGCGCACCGCGGAGTTGCGGGAATCGGAGCGGCGGCAGCACGAGATTTTCGATTTCGCGCCGAATCCGATCGTGGTCGAGGACGTGCGGCCGGTGGCGGAACGGCTCGAGGCGCTGCGCCGGCAGGACGTGATCGATCTGCGTGCGCACCTGGCGCACCATCCGGAGCTCATCGAGGAGTTGCTCGGCGAAAAGCGGATCGTCACCGCCAATCGCATCGCGTTGCTCGCGGCCGGTTTTTCGAGCCGGGAGGAAATGGAGCGGCGCTACCGCGACATCATGACGCCGCAGGCCCTGGCGGCGGTGCCGCAGGAACTGCTCGCCATCTGGGAAAAGCGCGACGCGCTCACAATGGAGAAGGTCTACCGCTCGCAGGGGCGCGACGTCCACATGCTTGTGAACTGGTCGGTCAACCGCGACGCGACGGGCGAGCCGGACTATTCGCGCGTGCGCCTGGTGTTCACCGACATCACGGAAATGAAACGGGCGCAGCGGGCGCTGCACGAGAGCGAAGAGCGCTACCGCAGCCTGTTCGAGACGACGCCGAACCCGATGTATATCTTCGACGTCGAGACGTTGCGCATCGTGATGGTGAACGAGGCCGCCGTGGCGCGCTACGGCTACGGCCGCACGGAATTCGAGGCGATGACCGTGCTCGATCTGCGGCCGTCCGACGAGGCGGCGCGGCTGCGTCGGTCGATGGACCAGTTCCGCGACATCAAGCCCGCGCCGCCCACCGGCGCGCACGCGGCGGGCCTCTGGCGGCATCGCTGCAAGGACGGCACGATCCTGATCGTCGAGGTGTTCACGCACAGCCTCGTCTTCAACGGCCGCGCCTGCGTGCTCTCGCTGCCGTTCGACATCACCGCGAAGCTGGCGACGGAGCGTGCGCTGCGGGACAGCGAGGCGCGCTACCGCGAGCTGTTCGAGAACGCCGTCGGCGGCGTCTACCGCTCGACGCCCGAGGGCCGCTTCATCTCGGTGAACCCGGCGATGGCGCGCCTCTACGGATTCGAGACGCCGGCGGAGATGCTAGCCTGGAACGAGCGCGAGCACGCCGGCGTGTCCTACGCGCACCTGGAGGAGCACCGGCGCTTCGTCGAGTTGATCGAGCGCCATGGCAAGGTGGAGAACTTCGAGTCGCGCATCATCGACCGCCACGGCAACACGCTGTGGGTCTCGGAGACTTCACGCGCGGTGCGCGACACCGACGGACGGCTGCTTTACTACGAGGGTTTCGTGACGGACATCACGGCGCGCCGGCGGTTGGAGCACGAGATGATGCGCTCGTCGAAACTCGAGGCGGTGGGCATCCTCGCCGGCGGCATCGCGCACGATTTCAACAACATCCTCACCGTGGTGCTCGGCAACGTCACGCTGGCGGAGATGGACACGGCGAGCGACAGCTCCGTGCGCCGCATGCTGCACGACGCGAAGCGCGCCACGCTGCGCGCGCGCGATCTCACGCAGCAGCTGCTGACCTTCGCCAAGGGCGGCGATCCGGTGCGCGCGGCGATCGCGTTGCCGGAGCTGTTGCGCGAGTCGGCGGAGTTCGCGATGCACGGTTCGAAGTCGCGTTGCGAATTCGATCTCGCGGCGGATTTGTGGCCGGCCAACGCCGACAAGGGCCAGCTCGGCCAGGTGGTGCAGAATCTCGTGATCAACGCGGTGCAGGCGATGCCTCAGGGCGGGCTCGTGACGATCCGCGCCGGCAATTGCGCGCTCGCGGGTGGCGCGCTCGGCGGCCTGCCGGCGGGCGACTACGTGAAGCTCTCGGTCAGCGACACGGGCACGGGCATCGCGCCGGAGCATCTCGGCAAGATTTTCGATCCGTATTTCACGACAAAGCAGCAGGGCAGCGGCCTGGGCCTTGCGATGGTCTACTCCATTGCCCGCAAGCATCAGGGACACATCGAGGTCGAGTCGCGCTTGGGACACGGGACGACTTTCCATCTTTGGCTGCCAGCGGCGGATCACGCGGAGATCCCGGCGGCGCCCGAATCGGTGCCGGGCGGAGCGGTGAAGGCGCGGGTGTTGTTCATGGACGACGAGGAGCCGATTCGCGAGATGGCGCAGATGTTCCTCTCGCGGCTCGGCAGCGAGGTCGTCGGGACCGCCGACGGCGCCGCGGCGGTGGAGGCCTATCGAAAGGCGCAGGCGAGCGGTCGGCCGTTCGATGTCGTGATCATGGATCTCACGGTGCCCGGCGGCATGGGCGGGCGGGAGGCGATGGAGCAGCTGCGCCAGCTCGATCCCAACGTGCGAGCCATCGTGTCGAGCGGGTATTCGCGCGATCCGGTGCTCGGCAGTTACCGGCAGCACGGATTTTCCGGCATCCTGCCCAAACCCTACGGCCTCGACCAGTTGCGCAAAGCCGTGGCTGACGTCATGGGTCGTTCCGGCTCCGGCGCGCCTTTTTAG
- a CDS encoding DEAD/DEAH box helicase, whose protein sequence is MLRKLISKIKDTFKAGGKAAESKPAHGHRPHSAKPAGKGGPRHERADRGSHGSHGQSHGSHSHGGGKSQGRGHDRPERGGRGRGEHDERAARPPAPRAPRHEEPAKPLPEVPKMDTPFTALGLNDRIAYGVQQMGYENPTPIQAQAIPEVLAGKDVIGSAQTGTGKTAAFALPILHRLERRGALRCLILEPTRELAVQVEEAFKNFSKFTDLRVTVVYGGVGYGKQREDLARGVDVLAATPGRLLDYMEQGEIRLDNVDILVLDEVDRMLDMGFLPDVKRIVAKVPKNRQTLFFTATLPPEIEQLAAWALRDPFKISVSRERSTAETITHAFYPVVQAQKFELLAHLLEQTQYHSVIIFSRTKSGADYVANRLKHAGHTCAVMHADRSQQERMDALKGFKSGKYEVLVATDLVARGLDIADVSHVINFDVPENPEDYVHRIGRTGRAQKTGDAFTLVTEETWRDARSIERFIGQSIEWKKVDGFNYTYSGIFDGGGMPQVAPEKPKSRLTRGGRR, encoded by the coding sequence ATGCTCCGCAAGCTCATCTCGAAGATCAAAGACACGTTCAAGGCCGGTGGCAAAGCCGCCGAGTCCAAGCCCGCGCACGGCCACCGTCCGCACTCCGCGAAACCGGCCGGGAAGGGCGGACCCCGCCATGAGCGTGCCGACCGTGGTTCGCATGGCAGCCACGGACAGAGCCATGGTTCACACAGCCACGGTGGCGGCAAGTCGCAGGGTCGCGGGCACGATCGCCCGGAGCGTGGCGGGCGCGGACGTGGCGAACACGATGAACGCGCGGCCCGTCCGCCGGCGCCCCGTGCGCCGCGGCACGAGGAGCCGGCGAAGCCGTTGCCCGAGGTGCCGAAGATGGACACGCCGTTCACGGCGCTAGGCCTGAACGACCGCATCGCCTACGGCGTCCAGCAGATGGGCTACGAGAACCCGACGCCGATCCAGGCGCAGGCGATTCCCGAGGTGCTGGCCGGCAAGGACGTCATCGGCTCCGCGCAGACCGGCACCGGCAAGACCGCGGCGTTCGCGCTGCCGATTCTCCACCGTCTCGAGCGCCGCGGCGCACTGCGCTGCCTGATCCTCGAGCCGACGCGCGAACTCGCCGTGCAGGTCGAGGAGGCGTTTAAGAATTTCTCCAAGTTCACCGATCTCCGCGTCACCGTCGTCTACGGCGGCGTGGGTTACGGCAAGCAGCGCGAGGATCTCGCGCGCGGCGTCGATGTGCTCGCCGCCACGCCCGGCCGCCTGCTCGACTACATGGAGCAGGGCGAAATCCGCCTCGATAACGTCGACATCCTCGTGCTCGACGAGGTCGACCGCATGCTCGACATGGGCTTCCTGCCCGACGTGAAGCGCATCGTCGCGAAGGTGCCGAAGAATCGCCAGACGCTCTTCTTCACCGCCACGCTGCCGCCCGAGATCGAGCAGCTCGCTGCCTGGGCGCTGCGCGATCCGTTCAAGATTTCCGTCAGCCGCGAGCGATCGACCGCCGAGACGATCACGCACGCGTTTTACCCCGTGGTGCAGGCGCAGAAGTTCGAGCTCCTCGCGCATCTCCTCGAACAGACGCAGTATCACTCGGTCATCATCTTTTCGCGCACGAAGAGCGGCGCGGACTACGTGGCCAACCGCCTCAAGCACGCCGGTCACACCTGCGCGGTCATGCACGCGGACCGTTCGCAGCAGGAGCGCATGGATGCGTTGAAGGGCTTCAAGTCCGGCAAATACGAGGTGCTCGTCGCCACCGATCTCGTGGCCCGCGGCCTCGATATCGCCGACGTGTCGCACGTGATCAACTTCGACGTCCCGGAAAATCCCGAGGACTACGTCCACCGCATCGGCCGCACCGGCCGCGCGCAGAAGACCGGCGACGCGTTCACGCTCGTCACCGAGGAAACCTGGCGCGACGCGCGCAGCATCGAGCGCTTCATCGGCCAGAGCATCGAGTGGAAGAAAGTCGACGGCTTCAACTACACCTACTCGGGGATCTTCGATGGCGGTGGCATGCCGCAGGTCGCGCCCGAGAAGCCGAAGAGCCGGCTCACGCGCGGCGGCCGACGCTGA